A single genomic interval of Streptomyces sp. NBC_00663 harbors:
- a CDS encoding (R)-mandelonitrile lyase — MKFVKQQPTSKAPADWFTGDVWWDVIVAGQEPSRMRVNTVRFSPGARTNWHSHVLGQALHVVSGVALIGTRDGTIVEAHPGETVTCPPGEEHWHGAVPDRFMEHLALWEGKGDGSTETTWAEPVSDEQYNGPRTRELPRATS, encoded by the coding sequence ATGAAGTTCGTCAAGCAGCAGCCCACCAGCAAGGCCCCGGCGGACTGGTTCACCGGTGACGTCTGGTGGGACGTCATCGTGGCCGGCCAGGAGCCGTCCCGGATGCGCGTCAACACGGTCCGCTTCTCGCCGGGCGCGCGCACCAACTGGCACTCCCATGTGCTGGGCCAGGCCCTGCACGTCGTCTCCGGCGTCGCCCTGATCGGCACTCGGGACGGCACGATCGTCGAAGCCCACCCGGGCGAGACGGTCACGTGCCCGCCGGGCGAGGAGCACTGGCACGGAGCCGTGCCCGACCGGTTCATGGAGCACCTCGCTCTATGGGAGGGCAAGGGCGACGGCAGCACGGAAACCACCTGGGCCGAGCCGGTCTCCGACGAGCAGTACAACGGACCGCGGACCCGCGAACTGCCGCGCGCCACCTCCTGA
- a CDS encoding MFS transporter: MSSASGTTPGKLPFVVWVLAAGTFLMGTTEFVIAGLLPELSTDLGVSTSQAGLLITAFAIGMIIGAPTMALATLRLPQRQTLILALTVFSLGHVVAALSTSFTVVIAARAVTALATGAFWSVGFVVATAASGPARATRATGVMIGGLTLANVVGVPIGSFAGQFVGWRGPFWALAALSALAAVFIGRFIPAQEQRGGVSLRAEFGALRQGRLWLALSAAMLIMGGVLATYSYVTPLLTDRAGIPADAVPFVLIAFGVGALGGTTTGGRLGERRPMATTITAAAATALVLFLMIPLSTNAVAATVLVLLMGLTGFTVNPVVTSLAMRFAGDAPTLTSALTTSAFNVGVAGGSWIAGVALDSSLGLTGPPLVGTVIAVLTLLPLIALAVHGASGVSRIVAQRTAPAHAEQDEPAQALFPR; this comes from the coding sequence ATGTCTTCCGCGTCCGGGACCACCCCCGGCAAGCTCCCGTTCGTCGTCTGGGTGCTCGCCGCAGGCACGTTCCTGATGGGCACCACCGAGTTCGTCATCGCCGGACTGCTGCCCGAACTGTCCACCGACCTCGGTGTGAGCACCTCCCAGGCCGGGCTGCTGATCACCGCCTTCGCCATCGGCATGATCATCGGGGCGCCGACCATGGCCCTGGCCACCCTGCGCCTGCCCCAGCGCCAGACGCTGATCCTCGCCCTGACCGTCTTCAGCCTCGGCCACGTGGTGGCTGCCCTCAGCACCTCCTTCACCGTCGTCATCGCCGCCCGCGCCGTCACCGCGCTGGCCACCGGAGCGTTCTGGTCCGTCGGCTTCGTCGTCGCCACCGCCGCCTCGGGCCCGGCGAGGGCCACCCGCGCCACCGGCGTCATGATCGGCGGGCTGACCCTGGCGAACGTCGTCGGCGTGCCCATCGGCTCCTTCGCCGGCCAGTTCGTCGGCTGGCGCGGCCCGTTCTGGGCCCTGGCCGCCCTCTCCGCGCTCGCCGCCGTCTTCATCGGCCGCTTCATCCCCGCCCAGGAACAGCGCGGAGGCGTCTCGCTGCGTGCCGAGTTCGGCGCCCTGCGCCAGGGCCGGCTGTGGCTGGCGCTGAGCGCCGCCATGCTGATCATGGGCGGTGTCCTGGCGACGTACAGCTACGTCACCCCGCTGCTGACCGACCGCGCCGGGATCCCGGCGGACGCCGTACCGTTCGTCCTCATCGCCTTCGGCGTCGGCGCGCTGGGCGGCACCACCACCGGCGGCCGCCTCGGTGAGCGCCGTCCGATGGCCACCACCATCACCGCCGCCGCGGCCACCGCCCTGGTCCTGTTCCTGATGATCCCGCTGTCCACCAACGCGGTCGCGGCCACCGTCCTCGTCTTGCTCATGGGACTGACGGGATTCACGGTGAACCCCGTCGTCACCTCGCTCGCCATGCGCTTCGCCGGCGACGCCCCCACCCTCACCTCCGCGCTGACCACCTCCGCCTTCAATGTCGGCGTGGCCGGCGGATCCTGGATCGCCGGTGTGGCCCTGGACTCCTCCCTCGGCCTGACCGGCCCGCCCCTGGTCGGCACGGTCATCGCCGTACTCACCCTGCTGCCGCTCATCGCCCTCGCCGTCCACGGCGCGTCGGGCGTGAGCCGCATCGTGGCCCAGCGCACTGCCCCGGCCCACGCCGAGCAAGACGAACCCGCGCAGGCGCTGTTCCCTCGCTGA
- a CDS encoding SDR family NAD(P)-dependent oxidoreductase, whose amino-acid sequence MTTFALIGAGPGLGLATARRFGTAGHTVALISRNTQNLDDLTAELADDGIQARGFAADVLDIESLDAALYAAGASLGPIEILQYSPVPRADFMEPVLDTGADDLDDPLAFSVKGPVTAVNAVLPGMRELGRGTLLFINGSSAVRPNPNVAGTSIAFAAESAYARMLHDTLAPENIHVAQLIVPGAIRPDAEHSSPHALAQRLYDIHRERDGFRHYSEPLPD is encoded by the coding sequence GTGACCACCTTCGCCCTCATCGGTGCCGGTCCCGGCCTCGGGCTCGCCACCGCCCGTCGCTTCGGAACCGCCGGCCACACCGTCGCCCTCATCTCCCGCAACACTCAGAACCTGGACGACCTGACGGCCGAACTCGCCGACGACGGTATCCAGGCCCGCGGCTTCGCCGCCGACGTCCTGGACATCGAGTCCCTCGACGCGGCCCTCTACGCGGCCGGAGCCTCACTCGGCCCGATCGAGATCCTCCAGTACAGTCCCGTCCCCCGCGCCGACTTCATGGAGCCGGTCCTCGACACCGGCGCCGACGACCTCGACGACCCGCTCGCCTTCTCCGTCAAGGGACCCGTCACGGCCGTGAACGCCGTCCTGCCCGGTATGCGCGAACTCGGCCGCGGCACCCTGCTGTTCATCAACGGCTCCAGCGCCGTACGCCCCAACCCGAACGTCGCCGGCACCTCCATCGCCTTCGCCGCCGAGAGCGCGTACGCCCGCATGCTCCACGACACGCTCGCCCCCGAGAACATCCACGTCGCCCAGCTGATCGTCCCCGGAGCCATCCGGCCCGACGCCGAGCACAGTAGCCCCCACGCCCTGGCCCAACGCCTCTACGACATCCACCGCGAGCGTGACGGCTTCCGCCACTACTCCGAGCCCCTGCCCGACTGA
- a CDS encoding zinc-dependent alcohol dehydrogenase family protein, translating to MRGAVIHAPGDVRFEELDDPKIIHSTDAVIRTVATCVCGSDLWPYRGAEPVDQPHPMGHEYVGIVEEVGSEVTNVRPGQFVVGSFATSDNTCANCRNGWQSSCLHREFMSTCQADYVRIPNAHGTLVATDEHPSGEFVPGLLAVSDVMGTGWYAAVAAEVKPGSTAVVVGDGAVGLCGVIAAKELGAERIIAMSRHVSRQKLALEFGATDIIDERGDEGIARVKDLTGGIGADSVLECVGTPEAMRQALHSARPGGNVGFVGVPHEVALDGQELFFSQVGLRGGPAPVRRYLPDLIDRVLTGRINPGKVFDLTLPLDQVAEGYKAMDERRAIKTLLKP from the coding sequence ATGCGCGGAGCAGTCATTCACGCCCCCGGCGACGTGCGCTTCGAAGAGCTCGATGACCCGAAGATCATTCACTCGACCGACGCTGTCATCCGCACGGTCGCCACCTGCGTATGCGGCTCGGATCTATGGCCCTACCGCGGGGCGGAGCCGGTGGACCAGCCCCACCCGATGGGCCACGAGTACGTCGGCATCGTCGAGGAAGTCGGCAGCGAGGTCACCAACGTCAGGCCGGGCCAGTTCGTGGTCGGCTCCTTCGCCACCTCGGACAACACCTGCGCCAACTGCCGTAACGGCTGGCAGTCCAGCTGCCTGCACCGCGAGTTCATGAGCACCTGCCAGGCCGACTACGTGCGCATCCCCAACGCCCACGGCACCCTCGTCGCCACCGATGAGCACCCGTCCGGTGAGTTCGTGCCCGGCCTGCTCGCCGTTTCCGACGTCATGGGCACCGGCTGGTACGCCGCCGTGGCCGCCGAGGTCAAGCCCGGCTCCACCGCCGTCGTCGTCGGTGACGGAGCGGTCGGACTGTGCGGCGTCATCGCCGCCAAGGAGCTCGGCGCCGAGCGGATCATCGCTATGAGCCGCCACGTCTCCCGACAGAAGCTGGCCCTTGAATTCGGCGCCACCGACATCATCGACGAACGCGGCGACGAAGGCATCGCCCGCGTCAAGGACCTCACCGGCGGCATCGGCGCCGACTCGGTCCTGGAGTGTGTCGGCACCCCCGAGGCCATGCGGCAGGCCCTGCACTCCGCCCGCCCCGGCGGCAACGTCGGCTTCGTCGGCGTCCCCCACGAGGTCGCCCTCGACGGACAGGAACTGTTCTTCTCCCAGGTCGGCCTGCGCGGCGGCCCCGCCCCCGTCCGCCGCTACCTGCCCGATCTGATCGACCGGGTCCTGACCGGCCGGATCAATCCGGGCAAGGTCTTCGACCTCACCCTGCCCCTGGACCAGGTCGCCGAGGGCTACAAGGCGATGGACGAACGCCGCGCCATCAAGACCCTTCTCAAGCCCTGA
- a CDS encoding SDR family NAD(P)-dependent oxidoreductase — protein sequence MTPAYDFTGQVAFVTGAGSGMGLAAARAFAESGAAVALTDIDEATLDAAAKELTDAGHQVLALTCDVSDEEQVTAAVDRTVETFGRLDMAYNNARIQIPPSDAAEEPAERFDRVNAINLRGVWACMKHELRHMRAQGSGAIVNCSSLGGLVGLPGRASYHASKHGVIGLTTSAALEYAPRGIRVNAVCPGTINTPMVSDMIDKGELDLAEAEANQPINRLGTAEEIAQAVLWLCSPGASFVVGVALPVDGGYVAR from the coding sequence ATGACCCCCGCCTACGACTTCACCGGACAGGTCGCCTTCGTCACCGGCGCCGGCTCCGGCATGGGCCTCGCGGCCGCCCGCGCCTTCGCCGAGTCCGGGGCCGCCGTCGCCCTCACCGACATCGACGAAGCAACGCTGGACGCGGCCGCGAAGGAGCTCACCGACGCCGGCCACCAAGTCCTCGCCCTCACCTGCGACGTCAGCGACGAGGAGCAGGTCACTGCCGCGGTCGACCGCACGGTCGAGACCTTCGGCCGCCTCGACATGGCTTACAACAACGCCAGGATCCAGATCCCGCCCAGTGACGCCGCCGAGGAGCCCGCCGAACGCTTCGACCGCGTCAACGCCATCAACCTGCGCGGCGTGTGGGCCTGCATGAAGCACGAGCTGCGCCATATGCGCGCCCAGGGCAGCGGCGCCATCGTCAACTGCTCCTCGCTCGGCGGTCTGGTCGGTCTCCCGGGCCGCGCCTCGTACCACGCCTCCAAGCACGGAGTGATCGGCCTGACCACCAGCGCCGCCCTCGAATACGCCCCGCGCGGCATCCGCGTCAACGCCGTCTGCCCCGGCACCATCAACACGCCCATGGTCAGCGACATGATCGACAAGGGCGAGCTGGACCTCGCCGAGGCCGAGGCGAACCAGCCCATCAACCGGCTCGGCACCGCCGAGGAGATCGCCCAGGCCGTCCTGTGGCTGTGCAGCCCCGGCGCGAGCTTCGTCGTCGGCGTCGCCCTCCCCGTCGACGGCGGCTACGTCGCCCGATAA
- a CDS encoding ABC transporter substrate-binding protein produces the protein MASTRYALIAGAAATALLATACSGAGAGGSSGGGKSINVLMVGNPQMEDIAKLTKSTFTKDTGIKVNFTVLPENELRDKVTQDIATQAGQYDVATIGAYEVPIWEKNGWLHDLGSYADKDTSFDKADLLKPMVQSLTGSDGKLYALPFYGESSMLMYNKDVMKAKGVTVPEHPTWQQIADIAAKVDGAEPGMKGICLRGLAGWGELGAPLTSMVNTFGGTWFTKDWKAQVNSDGFKEATKFYVDLVREHGEAGAPQAGFTECLNALSQKKVAMWYDATSAAGSLEDSASSKIAGHVGYAYAPTVKTDSSGWLWAWSWAMPKTTKNADAASKFMLWASSKKYESLVGNKLGWSRVPAGKRASTYEIPQYKKAAASFGDITLKSIEGADPANPGVQPRPTVGIQYVAIPEFQDLGTKVTQEISAAIAGKTSVDKALDDGQKLAEDVAKTYQK, from the coding sequence ATGGCATCGACCAGATACGCCCTCATAGCCGGCGCCGCCGCCACCGCCCTGCTCGCCACCGCCTGTTCCGGAGCCGGAGCCGGTGGGTCCTCGGGCGGCGGCAAGAGCATCAATGTCCTGATGGTCGGCAACCCGCAGATGGAGGACATCGCGAAGCTGACCAAGAGCACGTTCACCAAGGACACCGGGATCAAGGTCAACTTCACGGTCCTTCCCGAGAACGAGCTGCGCGACAAAGTCACCCAGGACATCGCCACCCAGGCCGGCCAGTACGACGTCGCGACCATCGGCGCCTACGAGGTGCCTATCTGGGAGAAGAACGGCTGGCTGCACGATCTGGGCTCCTACGCCGACAAGGACACCAGCTTCGACAAGGCCGACCTGCTCAAGCCGATGGTCCAGTCACTCACCGGCTCGGACGGCAAGCTGTACGCCCTGCCGTTCTACGGCGAGTCGTCGATGCTCATGTACAACAAGGACGTCATGAAGGCGAAGGGCGTCACGGTGCCCGAGCATCCGACCTGGCAGCAGATCGCCGACATCGCGGCCAAGGTCGACGGCGCCGAGCCCGGCATGAAGGGCATCTGCCTGCGCGGTCTGGCCGGCTGGGGCGAGCTCGGGGCACCGCTGACGTCCATGGTCAACACCTTCGGCGGCACCTGGTTCACCAAGGACTGGAAGGCGCAGGTCAACAGCGACGGCTTCAAGGAGGCCACGAAGTTCTACGTCGACCTGGTCCGCGAGCACGGTGAGGCCGGCGCCCCGCAGGCCGGGTTCACCGAGTGCCTGAACGCGCTGAGCCAGAAGAAGGTCGCCATGTGGTACGACGCGACCAGCGCGGCCGGATCGCTGGAGGACTCCGCCTCCAGCAAGATCGCCGGCCATGTCGGCTACGCCTACGCACCGACCGTCAAGACGGACAGCAGCGGCTGGCTGTGGGCCTGGTCATGGGCTATGCCGAAGACCACGAAGAACGCCGACGCCGCCTCGAAGTTCATGCTGTGGGCTTCCAGCAAGAAGTACGAGAGCCTCGTCGGCAACAAGCTCGGCTGGTCGCGTGTCCCGGCCGGCAAGCGGGCCAGCACGTACGAGATCCCTCAGTACAAGAAGGCCGCCGCATCGTTCGGTGACATCACCCTGAAGTCCATCGAGGGCGCCGACCCGGCCAACCCGGGCGTCCAGCCCAGGCCGACGGTGGGCATCCAGTACGTGGCCATCCCCGAGTTCCAGGACCTGGGCACCAAGGTGACGCAGGAGATCTCCGCCGCCATCGCCGGCAAGACATCCGTGGACAAGGCGCTCGACGACGGCCAGAAGCTGGCCGAGGACGTCGCCAAGACCTACCAGAAGTGA
- a CDS encoding FGGY-family carbohydrate kinase → MARELVLGVDAGHTVAKAVLFNAVGRPVAQGSGTLPLSTPRPYWVERDMDDVWRTAHRAIAACLAEAGPDAGRAVAAVGVAGHGDGLYAVDELGRPVRAAIVAMDTRAEPVLEEWRGTPVWSRSLELSGTVPFAGSPAALLAWLARHEPGVLQRARWLLSCKDWLRLRLTGVAATDPTDASASFTDMRRGGYAPELLDLYGLGALAGLLPPVLACDAVSGTVTREAAALTGLPAGTPVVTGAHDVDAAALGIGGTAPGKLCLIAGSFSINQVVGERPVVDARWQVRHFVRPGQWMTMSTSPASVANLEWFLRVAGAPADQRYGVHEAIGREVEACLDGPSEVLFHPFVYGSPHPHPTSGTFLGLRGWHGRGHLLRALMEGVVLNHRWHVDALCSKLPISGAARLTGGAARSEVWSQMFADALRRPVEVTDVQESAARGAALLAATAVGLLDDVTDPRAAAAVLRRHEPRPDRVAVLDEAYQVYREALEALGPVWARLDAPEARERVADEPTT, encoded by the coding sequence GTGGCGCGTGAACTGGTGCTCGGTGTCGACGCGGGACACACCGTGGCCAAGGCCGTGCTGTTCAACGCCGTCGGCCGGCCGGTGGCGCAGGGCAGTGGCACGCTGCCGCTGTCCACCCCTCGCCCGTACTGGGTCGAGCGGGACATGGACGACGTGTGGCGGACGGCGCACCGGGCCATCGCCGCCTGTCTCGCCGAGGCCGGTCCGGACGCGGGGCGGGCTGTCGCCGCGGTGGGGGTGGCCGGGCACGGCGACGGACTGTACGCAGTCGACGAGCTCGGCCGGCCGGTGCGCGCCGCGATCGTGGCGATGGACACGCGCGCCGAACCCGTGCTGGAGGAGTGGCGGGGCACTCCGGTCTGGTCCCGTTCCCTGGAGTTGTCGGGCACGGTGCCCTTCGCGGGCTCCCCGGCCGCCCTGCTGGCCTGGCTCGCCCGCCACGAACCAGGGGTGCTTCAGCGGGCGCGTTGGCTGTTGTCCTGCAAGGACTGGCTGCGCCTGCGGCTGACGGGCGTGGCGGCCACCGATCCCACGGACGCCAGTGCCTCGTTCACCGACATGCGGCGCGGTGGCTACGCGCCGGAGCTGCTCGATCTCTACGGTCTCGGCGCCCTCGCCGGCCTGCTGCCGCCCGTCCTGGCGTGCGACGCGGTCAGCGGAACCGTCACCCGTGAAGCCGCCGCGCTGACCGGGCTCCCCGCAGGCACCCCCGTCGTGACGGGCGCCCATGACGTCGACGCCGCCGCGCTCGGGATCGGCGGCACAGCACCGGGCAAACTGTGCCTGATCGCCGGGTCGTTCAGCATCAACCAGGTGGTCGGCGAGCGTCCGGTGGTCGATGCGCGTTGGCAGGTCCGTCATTTCGTCCGCCCGGGGCAGTGGATGACCATGTCCACCTCACCCGCGTCGGTGGCGAACCTGGAATGGTTCCTGCGGGTCGCGGGCGCGCCGGCCGACCAGCGGTACGGCGTCCACGAGGCGATCGGCCGCGAGGTCGAGGCATGCCTGGACGGTCCGTCGGAGGTGCTGTTCCACCCCTTCGTCTACGGCTCCCCGCACCCGCATCCCACGTCGGGCACGTTCCTCGGACTGCGCGGCTGGCACGGGCGCGGCCATCTTCTGCGGGCACTGATGGAAGGCGTCGTGCTCAATCACCGTTGGCACGTCGACGCGCTCTGCTCGAAGCTGCCGATCAGCGGGGCAGCCCGGCTGACCGGCGGCGCCGCGCGCAGCGAGGTGTGGAGCCAGATGTTCGCCGACGCCCTGCGGCGGCCGGTCGAGGTGACCGACGTGCAAGAGAGTGCCGCCCGGGGAGCAGCCCTACTAGCCGCAACGGCCGTAGGACTGCTCGACGACGTGACGGACCCGCGTGCCGCAGCGGCCGTGCTCAGGCGCCACGAACCCCGCCCCGATCGGGTCGCCGTTCTCGACGAGGCGTACCAGGTGTACCGGGAGGCGTTGGAGGCTCTCGGACCGGTCTGGGCTCGCCTGGACGCGCCCGAGGCTCGCGAGCGAGTGGCCGACGAGCCGACGACATGA
- a CDS encoding helix-turn-helix domain-containing protein — protein MTRNAPLNELGEFLKQRRSRLSPLTVGLPSTSRPRRVDGLRREEVAQLASISTDYYTRLEQGRMQASAPVLDTVARVLRLDDDERGYLFQLAGKTATRTRRRGAQKVQPQLQRVLEDLTSVPAMVQGRRGDILAWNALAAALVTDFSRIPAKHRNYPRLLFTDPAMRDLYADWETAAHVTVAQLRMEAAKYPEDPRMIALVGELSLRDQQFAQWWGDHKVAARTVGRKTLIHPVMGEVTLDCDTLTASTDPDQYLTVWTAAPGSPAHDRLRILASWAADQNLPASSGWEA, from the coding sequence ATGACCCGTAACGCCCCCCTCAATGAACTGGGAGAATTCCTCAAGCAGCGCCGCTCACGGCTGAGCCCGCTCACGGTCGGGCTTCCCTCGACCAGCCGGCCACGCCGGGTCGACGGACTGCGCCGTGAGGAGGTCGCCCAGCTCGCCTCCATCAGCACCGACTATTACACGCGTCTTGAACAGGGGCGTATGCAGGCGTCGGCTCCGGTGCTGGACACCGTCGCCCGCGTCCTTCGCCTGGACGACGACGAGCGGGGCTATCTGTTCCAGCTCGCGGGCAAGACCGCCACCCGCACCCGGCGCCGTGGCGCGCAGAAGGTCCAGCCGCAACTGCAGCGGGTGCTGGAGGACCTCACCTCCGTCCCGGCCATGGTCCAGGGGCGGCGCGGGGACATTCTGGCGTGGAACGCCCTGGCGGCCGCGCTGGTCACTGATTTCTCCCGCATCCCGGCGAAGCACCGCAACTACCCGCGGCTCCTGTTCACGGATCCGGCGATGCGCGACCTCTACGCCGACTGGGAGACGGCCGCGCACGTGACGGTGGCGCAGCTGCGGATGGAGGCGGCGAAGTATCCCGAGGATCCCCGGATGATCGCGCTCGTCGGTGAACTGTCTCTGCGCGACCAGCAGTTCGCCCAGTGGTGGGGCGACCACAAGGTCGCCGCCCGCACCGTGGGCAGGAAGACCCTGATCCATCCGGTCATGGGCGAGGTCACCCTCGACTGCGACACCCTCACCGCCAGCACCGACCCCGACCAGTACCTGACGGTCTGGACCGCCGCCCCGGGATCCCCCGCGCACGACCGGCTGCGCATTCTCGCCTCCTGGGCCGCCGACCAGAACCTGCCGGCCTCCTCAGGATGGGAAGCATGA
- a CDS encoding carbohydrate ABC transporter permease produces MTTLTAPPKTPPPPVRPRKSSGAAAKWKRRIPLLPALIFTIVVTQLPFVATLIISTFQWNILKPGERHFVGLSNFSFVFTDERLRTAVLNTVVLTASVVVISVIIGLGLAMLLDRRFAGRGLARTLLIAPFLVMPVAAALLWKHAIYNPDYGLLNGTLNAVYRFFGADNGPTVDWISSYPMPAVVISLVWQWTPFMMLILLAGLQAQPGDVLEAARMDGASALQTFRHITLPHLRQYIELGVLLGTIYVVQTFDAVFTITQGGPGSQTTNLPYEIYLTMFRKYEYGEAAAAGVVVVLGAFVIATFALRTIASLFREETSR; encoded by the coding sequence ATGACCACGCTCACCGCACCCCCCAAGACACCACCCCCACCCGTCCGCCCCCGCAAGTCCTCGGGCGCGGCGGCCAAGTGGAAGCGCCGCATCCCGCTGCTGCCGGCGCTGATCTTCACCATCGTCGTCACCCAGCTGCCCTTCGTGGCCACGCTGATCATCTCCACCTTCCAGTGGAACATCCTCAAGCCGGGCGAGCGCCACTTCGTCGGCCTGTCCAACTTCTCGTTCGTCTTCACCGACGAGCGGCTGCGCACGGCCGTGCTCAACACCGTTGTCCTCACCGCGTCGGTGGTGGTCATCAGCGTGATCATCGGACTCGGCCTGGCGATGCTCCTCGACCGCCGCTTCGCCGGCCGCGGGCTGGCGCGCACGCTGCTCATCGCCCCGTTCCTGGTCATGCCGGTCGCGGCGGCGCTTTTGTGGAAGCACGCCATCTACAACCCCGACTACGGACTGCTCAACGGCACCCTCAACGCCGTATACAGGTTCTTCGGAGCGGACAACGGCCCCACGGTCGACTGGATCTCCTCGTATCCCATGCCGGCCGTCGTGATCTCGCTGGTCTGGCAGTGGACCCCGTTCATGATGCTCATCCTCCTGGCCGGCCTGCAGGCACAGCCCGGTGACGTCCTGGAGGCGGCCCGCATGGACGGCGCCTCCGCGCTGCAGACCTTCCGCCACATCACGCTGCCGCATCTGCGCCAGTACATCGAGCTCGGTGTACTGCTCGGCACGATCTACGTCGTGCAGACCTTCGACGCGGTCTTCACCATCACCCAGGGCGGCCCCGGCTCCCAGACCACCAACCTGCCCTACGAGATCTACCTGACCATGTTCCGCAAGTACGAGTACGGCGAGGCGGCCGCCGCCGGTGTCGTCGTCGTCCTCGGCGCGTTCGTCATCGCGACCTTCGCGCTGCGCACCATCGCGTCACTGTTCCGCGAGGAGACATCCCGATGA
- a CDS encoding cyclophilin-like fold protein yields the protein MHSAARRALVRTVPAAALLLAVAACTSDSSGATPSSASSSPASSGQQEASSSTAPSASADRNTAMAIRVTIDGRPVDATLNDSPAARDFADLLPLTLDLEDFHQTERIADLPRRLTTSGAPDPAVPRAGDLAYYAPWGNLALYYRDGDSASADLLILGHVDADADRLGTADRITIEAAS from the coding sequence ATGCACTCCGCCGCCCGCCGCGCCCTGGTCCGCACCGTCCCGGCAGCCGCTCTCCTGCTGGCCGTGGCCGCCTGCACCAGCGACTCATCAGGAGCCACGCCGTCCTCCGCGTCCTCCTCCCCGGCGTCCTCGGGGCAGCAGGAGGCGTCCTCATCCACCGCACCCAGTGCATCAGCCGACAGGAACACCGCCATGGCCATCCGGGTCACCATCGACGGCCGGCCCGTCGACGCCACTCTCAACGACAGCCCTGCCGCCCGCGACTTCGCCGACCTGCTCCCGCTCACCCTGGATCTGGAGGACTTCCACCAGACGGAGCGGATCGCGGACCTGCCGCGCAGGCTGACCACCTCCGGCGCCCCGGACCCAGCCGTGCCCCGGGCCGGGGACCTGGCCTACTACGCACCCTGGGGCAACCTGGCTCTCTACTACCGGGACGGCGACTCCGCCTCCGCCGACCTGCTCATCCTCGGCCACGTCGACGCCGACGCCGACCGACTGGGCACGGCCGACCGCATCACCATCGAAGCCGCCTCCTGA